From Excalfactoria chinensis isolate bCotChi1 chromosome 4, bCotChi1.hap2, whole genome shotgun sequence, one genomic window encodes:
- the FGF5 gene encoding fibroblast growth factor 5: protein MRPAFLFFLLLLLALPARGRRERLPGGGHSASSSSSSSSPSSLTAAGPGRRRGRLYCRVGIGFHLQLHPDGRVDGAHAASPLSVLEIFAVSQGIVGIRGVFSNKFLAMSKKGKLHASARFTAECQFRERFQENSYNTYASAVHRGQRSGRQWYVALNKRGKAKRGCSPRARPQHVSTHFLPRFRQPPPSQLAFTVARPEKKPPPPPPPPKKTATSRHSPGPGRYRLKFRFG, encoded by the exons ATGCGCCCggccttcctcttcttcctcctcctcctcctcgcccTGCCCGCTCGCGGCCGGAGGGAGCGGCTGCCCGGCGGGGGACACTCCGCgtcttcctcctcctcgtcctcctctccttcctccctgaCGGCGGCGGGCCCgggccggcggcggggccggctgTACTGCCGGGTGGGCATCGGCTTCCACCTGCAGCTGCACCCCGACGGCCGCGTGGACGGCGCGCACGCCGCCAGCCCGCTCA GCGTTCTGGAAATCTTTGCCGTCTCTCAGGGGATCGTAGGAATCCGAGGAGTTTTCAGCAACAAATTTCTAGCTAtgtcaaagaaaggaaaactccACGCAAGT GCACGCTTCACTGCTGAGTGCCAGTTCCGTGAGCGCTTCCAGGAGAACAGCTACAACACCTATGCCTCAGCTGTGCACCGTGGGCAGCGCTCTGGCCGCCAGTGGTACGTGGCCCTCAACAAGCGGGGCAAGGCCAagaggggctgcagcccccGTGCCCGCCCCCAGCACGTCTCCACGCACTTCCTGCCCCGCTTCCGGCAGCCCCCTCCATCCCAGCTGGCTTTCACTGTTGCCCGCCCTGAGAAGAAGCCGCCACCCCCACCTCCACCACCCAAGAAGACGGCCACGTCAAGGCACAGCCCTGGACCAGGCCGCTACCGGCTAAAGTTCCGCTTTGGATAG
- the PRDM8 gene encoding PR domain zinc finger protein 8: MEDAPRGPWDGEAKAVQQCLTDIFTSVYTTCDIPENAIFGPCVLSHTSLYDSIAFIALKSTDKRTVPYIFRVDTSAANGSAEGLMWLRLVQAARERQEQNLEAYVKSGQLFYRSLRRIAKDEELLVWYGKELAELLLLGPARGPDGSPPFSCPECGQRFQFELPFAAHLRFRCPKRLHGTNGGPPDGKEAAAKEPEPAKFAKPLPHPFPDGGAGGAAKPSTDFHNLARELENPPRRPDVTPEGAGGGTKRRYPEEEARGRFPTERPGLPAAPKEEPVCAPQQQFRAAGSYCGPEEGGRLFAPPSPETGEAKRSAFVEVKKAARGPEPDAAPEDGPERSSPAAPTAGGGGEPALCPRSAGGGGNGAATRGSAFSSVPQLGAAGAVGAEERKSAFSQPARCFPPLPLGPKLGALGEPCPDGPSAGRLYAAELAAKEGAGGGAGAKQSPFLYATAFWPKSSAAAVGPLQLQLPSALTLLPPSFASLCLPAQNWCAKCNASFRMTSDLVYHMRSHHKKEYALEPLVKRRREEKLKCPICNESFRERHHLSRHMTSHN; this comes from the exons ATGGAGGACGCCCCGCGGGGGCCGTGGGACGGGGAGGCCAAAGCGGTGCAGCAGTGCCTGACGGACATTTTCACCAGCGTCTACACCACCTGCGACATCCCGGAGAATGCCATCTTCGGGCCGTGCGTGCTGAGCCACACGTCTCTCTACGACAGCATCGCCTTCATCGCCCTCAAATCCACCGACAAGCGCACCGTGCCCTACATCTTCCGG GTGGACACGTCGGCGGCCAACGGCTCTGCGGAGGGGCTGATGTGGCTGCGGCTGGTGCAGGCGGCCCGCGAGCGGCAGGAGCAGAACCTGGAGGCCTACGTGAAGAGCGGGCAGCTCTTCTACCGCTCCCTGCGCCGCATCGCCAAGGACGAAGAGCTGCTGGTGTGGTACGGCAAGGAGCTCGCCGAGCTGCTGCTACTCGGCCCCGCGCGGGGCCCCGACG GGTCGCCGCCGTTCTCCTGCCCCGAGTGCGGACAGCGCTTCCAGTTCGAGCTGCCCTTCGCCGCCCACCTGCGCTTCCGCTGCCCCAAGCGGCTGCACGGAACCAACGGCGGACCCCCCGACGGAAAGGAGGCGGCAGCCAAGGAGCCGGAGCCCGCCAAGTTCGCCAAGCCGCTCCCTCACCCATTCCCTGACGGCGGCGCTGGGGGAGCGGCCAAGCCCTCCACGGACTTCCACAACCTGGCCCGGGAGCTGGAGAATCCCCCGCGCCGCCCCGACGTTACCCCCGAGGGTGCGGGCGGAGGGACCAAACGGCGATACCCCGAGGAGGAGGCACGGGGCCGCTTCCCGACGGAGCGCCCGGGGCTGCCGGCGGCCCCCAAGGAGGAGCCGGTGTGCGCCCCGCAGCAGCAGTTCCGCGCCGCCGGCTCCTACTGCGGCCCCGAAGAGGGCGGCCGCCTCTTCGCGCCCCCCAGCCCCGAGACGGGCGAGGCGAAGCGCAGCGCCTTCGTCGAGGTGAAGAAGGCGGCGCGCGGTCCCGAGCCCGACGCAGCTCCCGAGGACGGCCCCGAGCGTTCCTCGCCCGCGGCCCCGACGGCGGGCGGAGGCGGGGAGCCGGCGCTGTGCCCCCGCTCCGCGGGAGGCGGTGGAAACGGAGCGGCGACGCGGGGCAGCGCGTTCAGCTCGGTGCCGCAGCTCGGGGCGGCGGGAGCCGTCGGGGCGGAGGAGAGGAAGAGCGCCTTCTCGCAGCCCGCCCGCTGCTTTCCGCCGCTGCCGCTCGGCCCCAAGCTGGGAGCGCTGGGAGAGCCGTGCCCCGACGGCCCCTCCGCCGGCCGCCTGTACGCCGCCGAGCTGGCCGCCAAGGAgggagcgggcggcggggcgggagcCAAGCAGAGCCCATTCCTCTACGCCACCGCCTTCTGGCCCAAGAGCTCCGCGGCCGCGGTGGGGCcgctccagctgcagctgccgtCGGCGCTGACGCTGCTGCCGCCGTCGTTCGCGTCGCTGTGCCTCCCGGCGCAGAACTGGTGCGCCAAGTGCAACGCGTCGTTCCGCATGACGTCGGACCTGGTGTACCACATGCGCTCGCACCACAAGAAGGAGTACGCGCTGGAGCCGCTGGTGAAGCGGCGCCGCGAAGAGAAGCTCAAGTGCCCCATCTGCAACGAGTCCTTCCGCGAGCGGCACCACCTCTCCCGCCACATGACCTCGCACAACTAG